A stretch of the Dechloromonas sp. TW-R-39-2 genome encodes the following:
- a CDS encoding capsule biosynthesis protein, with amino-acid sequence MAQALALCFAALLPAMSKRRFLFLQGVCSPFFGQLADRLQAGGHHVQKINFTVGDSTYWGGRASLAFRGRLENLRDFLDDVYRRYGITDQVLFGDRRPVHRPAVEHAEALGIRTHVFEEGYFRPYWVTLEREGVNGHSLLPRDPDWFWAVGGDLGVVESVQPFASPFWVRAVHDVAYHLAGVGNALLFPHYRTHAGMTAPVEYLGYIRRFSLLRLWKPRDARLIADLIANQSVYYVLPLQLNTDAQIRDHSRFEDMAEVIEFVMASFARQAPSGSRLVIKNHPLDMGLLGYDRLIKRLARKFDVGGRIDYLESGDLDSLVRHSRGLVTVNSTVGGVSLGLDCPTLALSDPIYNLPGLTFQGALDDFWQQGEAPNRELFRRFRNAVIHATQVNGGFYCQRGIELAVRNSVAILEGEVSPLEALR; translated from the coding sequence GTGGCGCAAGCCCTTGCGCTTTGTTTTGCAGCGCTTTTACCAGCGATGAGCAAGCGCCGTTTCCTGTTTCTGCAAGGCGTCTGCTCGCCTTTTTTCGGACAGTTGGCCGATCGCCTGCAGGCAGGTGGCCACCATGTGCAGAAAATCAACTTTACAGTGGGCGACAGCACGTATTGGGGCGGGCGGGCGTCCCTTGCCTTCCGCGGTCGACTGGAAAACTTGCGTGATTTTCTTGATGACGTTTATCGGCGCTACGGCATCACCGATCAGGTGCTGTTCGGCGACCGGCGGCCGGTACATCGCCCGGCGGTTGAGCATGCTGAAGCGCTGGGTATTCGTACCCATGTGTTCGAGGAAGGCTATTTCCGGCCATATTGGGTAACGCTGGAGCGGGAGGGGGTGAACGGCCATTCGCTGCTGCCGCGCGATCCGGACTGGTTCTGGGCGGTGGGTGGCGACCTCGGGGTGGTTGAATCGGTTCAGCCGTTTGCCTCGCCTTTTTGGGTGCGTGCTGTGCACGATGTGGCCTACCATCTGGCGGGTGTTGGTAATGCCTTGTTATTCCCGCATTACCGGACGCATGCCGGTATGACGGCGCCGGTGGAATACTTGGGCTATATCCGCCGTTTTTCCTTGCTGCGCCTATGGAAGCCGCGGGATGCACGCTTGATTGCGGACCTCATCGCCAACCAATCAGTGTATTACGTGTTGCCGCTGCAGTTGAACACAGATGCGCAGATCCGTGACCATTCACGCTTTGAAGACATGGCTGAGGTTATCGAGTTCGTCATGGCGTCGTTTGCGCGGCAAGCACCGTCGGGGAGCAGGTTGGTCATCAAGAATCATCCCCTGGACATGGGGCTGCTTGGCTATGATCGTCTGATCAAGCGGCTGGCGCGCAAATTCGACGTGGGCGGGCGCATTGACTATCTGGAATCCGGCGATCTCGATTCGCTGGTTCGACATTCACGCGGGTTGGTGACCGTTAACAGCACGGTGGGTGGTGTTTCGCTGGGGCTGGATTGCCCGACGCTGGCCCTGAGCGACCCGATCTACAATTTGCCAGGCCTGACTTTCCAAGGAGCGCTGGATGATTTCTGGCAGCAGGGAGAGGCGCCTAACCGCGAGTTGTTCCGCCGTTTCCGCAATGCCGTGATCCACGCGACCCAAGTTAACGGGGGATTCTATTGCCAGCGAGGCATTGAACTGGCTGTTCGCAATAGCGTGGCCATACTGGAAGGCGAGGTTTCGCCGCTGGAAGCGTTGCGATGA
- a CDS encoding beta-3-deoxy-D-manno-oct-2-ulosonic acid transferase — protein MYVLERPLYALNFSFWKRPYVRQFFHGRLIHFVENPESVPTGSTLIIWGMRDAGSVILNGVNVLRIEDGFIRSVGLGADLIRPVSWVIDDLGIYYDATRPSRLERILAETAFDDAALRRAEALRLRIVASRLTKYNVGAGAWQRPGNGRRLILVPGQVETDASIAYGAPEGICLVRRNMDLLRAVREANPDAWVVYKPHPDVLAGLRVKGLDEDAALRWCDEQVIDVSMGEMLDGVDEVHVLTSLAGFEALLRGKRVTCYGQPFYAGWGLTEDMVPLPRRIRRLSLDELVAGALIEYPRYINRSGQLITPELALDDLLAWRAEGLALPWWRKPLRFVLQRFYQR, from the coding sequence ATGTACGTGCTTGAGCGACCGCTTTACGCGCTCAATTTTTCATTCTGGAAGCGGCCTTATGTCCGGCAGTTCTTTCATGGCAGGTTGATTCACTTTGTTGAAAATCCGGAAAGTGTCCCCACTGGTAGCACGCTAATCATCTGGGGTATGCGCGATGCGGGCTCAGTCATACTGAATGGCGTCAATGTGTTGCGCATCGAGGATGGTTTCATCCGCTCTGTGGGGTTGGGTGCCGACCTCATCCGGCCGGTGTCGTGGGTGATCGACGATCTCGGCATTTATTACGATGCGACGCGGCCCTCGCGACTTGAGCGCATTCTGGCCGAGACAGCATTTGATGATGCGGCCTTACGGCGGGCTGAAGCGTTGCGTTTGCGTATCGTGGCTTCGCGCCTAACCAAATACAACGTTGGTGCAGGTGCTTGGCAGCGTCCGGGTAATGGACGGCGGCTGATTTTGGTGCCCGGGCAGGTGGAGACCGATGCATCGATTGCGTATGGTGCTCCCGAGGGAATTTGCCTGGTACGCCGCAACATGGATTTGCTGCGCGCGGTGCGTGAGGCGAATCCGGATGCCTGGGTAGTCTATAAGCCGCACCCCGATGTGCTGGCCGGCTTGCGTGTCAAGGGGCTCGACGAGGATGCTGCCTTGCGCTGGTGCGACGAGCAGGTTATCGATGTGTCTATGGGGGAGATGCTGGATGGCGTCGATGAAGTACATGTCTTGACGTCACTGGCCGGTTTCGAGGCCTTGTTGCGGGGCAAACGGGTGACATGCTATGGCCAGCCGTTTTATGCCGGCTGGGGGCTGACGGAGGATATGGTGCCATTGCCACGCCGGATTCGCCGATTGTCACTGGACGAATTGGTGGCCGGGGCGCTGATCGAGTATCCCCGTTACATCAATCGAAGCGGGCAATTAATTACGCCGGAGCTGGCGCTCGACGATTTGTTGGCCTGGCGGGCAGAAGGATTGGCGCTCCCGTGGTGGCGCAAGCCCTTGCGCTTTGTTTTGCAGCGCTTTTACCAGCGATGA
- a CDS encoding glycosyltransferase family 1 protein, with protein MLIDVTRLADRFLQHRLPTGVDRVSLQYLQHFAERAHALVRFAGRWVELGQNDSRRVFDSLVAWAPSGRACLRRCVAEAYVLGWRRPPAGVLFNTGHSGLDRSDYAGKVTRRGLKPVFFLHDLIPISHSEYCRAGEAVRHHRRLDTMLSVGHGLIVNSQATRDELLAYAAARNITVPPCAVGLLAPAKLPDPHRSRPLEKSYFVVLGTIEPRKNHLLLLHLWRQLVAELGDAAPQLVVIGQRGWECEQVVDLLDRCVSLQGHVTELHRCDDRELATWLAHAQALLFPSFIEGFGMPLVEALMLGVPVIASDLPVFREIAGDIPRYLDPIDGPGWRQAVLEYASPHSLARQNQIARMAGYAPPTWEQHFEVVEALLREIDVRA; from the coding sequence GTGCTGATTGATGTCACGCGTTTAGCGGATCGCTTCCTGCAACATCGGCTGCCGACCGGGGTTGATCGCGTCAGCCTTCAGTACCTTCAGCACTTTGCCGAGCGGGCGCATGCCTTGGTGCGTTTTGCCGGACGCTGGGTTGAGTTGGGGCAGAACGATTCGCGCCGGGTATTCGATTCCCTCGTGGCTTGGGCGCCCAGTGGGCGGGCGTGCTTGCGCCGCTGCGTGGCGGAGGCCTATGTGTTGGGCTGGCGTCGGCCGCCGGCCGGGGTTTTGTTCAATACCGGGCATAGCGGCCTGGATCGCTCGGATTACGCGGGCAAGGTGACGCGGCGCGGCCTCAAGCCGGTATTTTTCCTGCATGATCTGATCCCCATTTCCCATTCCGAATATTGCCGGGCGGGTGAGGCGGTCCGGCATCATCGCCGGCTGGATACCATGCTCTCGGTCGGCCACGGCTTGATCGTCAATTCGCAGGCAACGCGCGATGAGTTGCTGGCTTATGCGGCGGCACGCAACATCACGGTGCCGCCCTGCGCGGTGGGCTTGTTAGCGCCGGCGAAGCTGCCTGACCCTCACCGCAGTCGACCGCTGGAAAAGTCGTATTTCGTGGTGCTGGGAACCATAGAGCCGCGCAAGAATCACTTGCTGTTGTTGCATCTGTGGCGGCAGTTGGTTGCCGAACTGGGCGATGCGGCACCGCAGTTGGTTGTGATCGGCCAGCGCGGCTGGGAGTGTGAGCAGGTGGTCGATTTGCTGGATCGCTGCGTGTCCCTGCAAGGGCATGTGACCGAATTGCATCGTTGCGACGACCGCGAGTTGGCAACCTGGCTTGCACACGCGCAAGCCTTGTTGTTTCCCTCGTTTATCGAAGGCTTCGGCATGCCACTTGTGGAGGCGCTGATGCTGGGCGTGCCGGTGATTGCTAGCGATTTGCCGGTATTTCGTGAGATTGCTGGAGATATTCCGCGTTATCTCGACCCAATCGACGGGCCAGGTTGGCGGCAGGCGGTGTTGGAGTATGCGTCGCCGCATAGCTTGGCCAGGCAGAATCAGATCGCCCGCATGGCGGGGTATGCGCCGCCGACTTGGGAGCAGCATTTCGAGGTGGTCGAGGCGTTATTGAGAGAGATTGATGTACGTGCTTGA
- a CDS encoding polysaccharide biosynthesis/export family protein, producing the protein MKLPVFSRSHVFSLLLALEAIFLASCSSLPSAGANKAELERAESSSSLPIQVVDVDEATARRVFAADKRIRFADVFSAERALGYRVGAGDVIEVSIWEAPPATLFGATVLDPRLGAATTRVTTLPEQMVSYEGTVNVPFAGAVPVADKSPQQIEVEIARRLNGKANQPQVMVRVTRNATSNVTVVGEVTQSIRMPLTAKGERLLDAVAAAGGVRQPVGKMTLQVTRGEVVQAMALDTVIQDPKQNIVLQPGDVVTALFQPLSFTALGATGKNEEIPFEAQGISLVQALARSGGLQDQRADARGVFIFRYEEPLVLGVASENPPLTPDGKVPVIYRVDLKDPRSFFVAQGFPIRNKDVMYISNAPAAELQKFMNILASVVFTAQGLGAIGK; encoded by the coding sequence ATGAAACTGCCCGTTTTTTCCAGATCGCACGTTTTTTCATTGTTGCTGGCGTTGGAAGCGATCTTCTTGGCTTCTTGCTCTAGTCTACCTTCAGCTGGCGCTAACAAAGCCGAGTTGGAGCGTGCGGAAAGTAGCTCATCATTGCCTATTCAGGTAGTAGATGTGGATGAGGCTACCGCCCGCAGGGTTTTTGCTGCAGATAAGCGCATTCGCTTTGCTGATGTTTTTTCGGCCGAGAGGGCGCTGGGCTATCGAGTTGGTGCAGGAGACGTTATCGAGGTTTCCATATGGGAGGCACCGCCGGCGACCTTATTTGGCGCTACGGTTCTCGATCCGCGCCTTGGTGCCGCAACCACGCGGGTGACCACCTTGCCGGAACAGATGGTCTCTTACGAAGGAACGGTTAATGTTCCTTTCGCTGGTGCTGTTCCTGTGGCGGATAAATCTCCTCAGCAAATAGAGGTTGAAATTGCTCGGCGTTTGAATGGCAAAGCCAACCAGCCCCAAGTGATGGTGCGCGTGACGCGTAATGCAACGTCCAATGTGACGGTGGTGGGTGAGGTGACGCAAAGCATTCGCATGCCCCTGACGGCCAAGGGGGAGCGCTTGCTGGATGCGGTTGCGGCGGCAGGCGGTGTGCGGCAGCCGGTGGGGAAGATGACCTTGCAGGTAACGCGCGGCGAGGTGGTTCAGGCAATGGCCTTGGATACGGTGATCCAAGACCCCAAGCAAAATATCGTCTTGCAACCGGGGGATGTCGTGACGGCTTTGTTCCAGCCCTTGAGCTTTACGGCGCTGGGGGCGACGGGCAAGAACGAGGAGATTCCCTTTGAAGCGCAGGGTATTTCCTTGGTGCAGGCGTTGGCACGCTCGGGCGGCTTGCAGGATCAGCGGGCCGATGCGCGCGGCGTCTTCATCTTCCGCTATGAAGAACCGCTGGTGCTTGGCGTGGCGAGTGAAAATCCGCCACTGACGCCGGATGGCAAGGTGCCGGTCATTTATCGCGTGGATCTGAAGGATCCGCGCAGTTTCTTTGTGGCCCAGGGTTTCCCGATTCGCAACAAGGATGTCATGTATATCTCCAACGCGCCAGCGGCGGAACTCCAGAAGTTCATGAATATCCTGGCTTCCGTCGTGTTCACGGCGCAGGGTTTGGGGGCGATCGGCAAGTAA